One segment of Actinomyces sp. 432 DNA contains the following:
- a CDS encoding GNAT family N-acetyltransferase → MTARQPDQPSSPTPHVNGSVDDAELERLHAEAFGLEAEVPPPPWAARLREHSLFWVTTRVETTLVGFVNVLGDGGLHAILMDTCVSPRHQGLGIGTRMVEVAAQEARRRGCRWLHVDYDPPLASFYETGCGMSATSAALLDLGSADKAAPV, encoded by the coding sequence GTGACCGCGCGCCAGCCAGACCAGCCGTCTTCGCCGACCCCGCATGTGAACGGTTCGGTTGACGATGCTGAATTGGAGCGTCTGCACGCCGAGGCCTTCGGGTTGGAGGCCGAAGTCCCACCACCCCCGTGGGCGGCACGGCTTCGAGAACACAGCCTCTTCTGGGTCACCACCCGTGTGGAGACCACGCTCGTCGGCTTCGTCAATGTACTCGGCGACGGCGGGCTCCATGCGATCTTGATGGACACCTGCGTCAGTCCGAGACACCAGGGGCTTGGAATCGGTACTCGGATGGTGGAAGTCGCCGCTCAGGAGGCGCGCCGCCGGGGATGCCGATGGCTGCACGTGGACTACGACCCGCCACTGGCCTCGTTCTACGAAACTGGTTGTGGGATGTCTGCGACGTCGGCGGCACTGCTTGACCTGGGATCGGCGGACAAGGCCGCGCCGGTTTAG
- a CDS encoding heat shock protein transcriptional repressor HspR, which produces MSARRLTGQGVDFLAEDADERAVYVISVAAELAGMHPQTLRQYDRLGLVTPARASGRGRRYSHRDVQRLRRVQALSQEGINLEGIRRILDLERRVERLEAENRSLRARQAAVERVFAAAADGEVQVVPVQPGRRARSRPDTRASATASAAGASSARPGTAIVVRRSW; this is translated from the coding sequence GTGAGCGCGCGCCGCCTGACGGGACAGGGCGTCGACTTCCTCGCCGAGGATGCCGACGAGCGGGCCGTCTACGTCATCTCCGTGGCGGCGGAGCTGGCAGGCATGCACCCCCAGACCCTCAGGCAGTACGACCGCCTGGGCCTGGTCACCCCCGCCCGCGCCTCCGGGCGGGGGCGGCGCTACTCGCACCGCGACGTTCAGCGGCTGCGGCGCGTGCAGGCGCTGAGCCAGGAGGGCATCAATCTGGAGGGCATACGCCGGATCCTCGATTTGGAGCGGCGCGTGGAGCGGCTGGAGGCCGAGAACCGCTCTCTGCGCGCCCGCCAGGCAGCCGTCGAGCGGGTCTTCGCTGCGGCCGCCGACGGCGAGGTGCAGGTCGTCCCGGTCCAGCCGGGGCGCCGCGCCCGCAGCCGCCCGGATACGCGGGCATCCGCGACCGCCTCGGCAGCGGGGGCCTCCTCCGCGCGTCCGGGTACGGCGATTGTGGTGCGTCGCTCCTGGTGA
- the dnaK gene encoding molecular chaperone DnaK — protein sequence MARAVGIDLGTTNSAIAVLEGGEPTIIPNAEGGRTTPSVVAFSKSGEVLVGEVAKRQAVTNVERTISSVKRHMGTDWTVDIDGKKYTAQEISARILAKLKADAEAYLGESVTNAVITVPAYFNDAERQATKEAGTIAGLTVDRIVNEPTAAALAYGLDKGKEDELILVFDLGGGTFDVSLLEVGKDEDGFSTIQVRATNGDNRLGGDDWDARVVNWLVKQVKDKSGVDLSKDKIAMQRLKDAAEQAKKELSSAMSTDINLQYLSMSEAGPIHLDERLTRAQFEEMTADLIERTKVPFHNVIKDAGVSLSEIDHVVLVGGSTRMPAVTDVVRELTGGKEPNKGVNPDEVVAIGASLQAGVIQGDRKDVLLIDVTPLSLGIETKGGVMTKLIERNTAIPTQRSEVFSTAEDNQPSVLIQVYQGEREFARDNKPLGTFELTGIAPAPRGIPQIEVSFDIDANGIVHVSAKDRGTGKEQSMTISGGSALPKEDIDRMVKEAEAHAEEDKKRREEAETRNMAEQQAYSIDKLLKENKDKLPQDVSSEVTAAVDELKKALEGADIEPVKAAQEKLNEVSQKIGQALYASEQAAQAAGADSSAQAQSSTEDDDVVDAEIVDDEDAK from the coding sequence ATGGCACGTGCCGTCGGTATCGACCTCGGAACCACCAACTCCGCCATCGCCGTCCTCGAGGGCGGGGAGCCCACCATCATCCCGAACGCGGAGGGCGGGCGCACTACGCCGTCCGTGGTCGCCTTCTCCAAGTCCGGCGAGGTGCTGGTCGGCGAGGTCGCCAAGCGCCAGGCGGTCACCAACGTCGAGCGCACCATCTCCTCCGTCAAGCGCCACATGGGCACCGACTGGACCGTCGACATTGACGGCAAGAAGTACACCGCGCAGGAGATCAGCGCCCGCATCCTGGCCAAGCTGAAGGCCGACGCCGAGGCCTACCTGGGTGAGAGCGTCACCAACGCCGTCATCACCGTCCCCGCCTACTTCAACGACGCCGAGCGCCAGGCCACCAAGGAGGCCGGCACCATCGCGGGCCTGACTGTGGACCGCATCGTCAACGAGCCCACTGCGGCGGCTCTCGCCTACGGCCTGGACAAGGGCAAGGAGGACGAGCTGATCCTGGTCTTCGACCTGGGCGGCGGCACCTTCGACGTCTCCCTGCTGGAGGTCGGCAAGGACGAGGACGGCTTCTCCACCATCCAGGTGCGTGCCACCAACGGCGACAACCGCCTGGGCGGCGACGACTGGGACGCCCGCGTCGTCAACTGGCTGGTGAAGCAGGTCAAGGACAAGTCCGGTGTGGACCTGTCCAAGGACAAGATCGCCATGCAGCGCCTCAAGGACGCCGCCGAGCAGGCCAAGAAGGAACTCTCCAGCGCGATGAGCACCGACATCAACCTGCAATACCTGTCCATGAGCGAGGCCGGCCCCATCCACCTCGACGAGCGCCTGACCCGCGCCCAGTTCGAGGAGATGACCGCGGACCTGATCGAGCGCACCAAGGTGCCCTTCCACAACGTCATCAAGGACGCCGGCGTCTCCCTGTCCGAGATCGACCACGTGGTCCTGGTCGGCGGCTCCACCCGCATGCCCGCCGTCACCGACGTCGTGCGCGAGCTGACCGGCGGCAAGGAGCCCAACAAGGGCGTCAACCCCGATGAGGTCGTCGCCATCGGCGCCTCCCTGCAGGCCGGCGTCATCCAGGGCGACCGCAAGGACGTGCTGCTGATCGACGTCACCCCCCTCAGCCTCGGCATCGAGACCAAGGGCGGCGTGATGACCAAGCTGATCGAGCGCAACACGGCCATCCCGACCCAGCGCTCCGAGGTCTTCTCCACCGCCGAGGACAACCAGCCGTCGGTGCTGATCCAGGTCTACCAGGGCGAGCGCGAGTTCGCCCGCGACAACAAGCCGCTGGGCACCTTCGAGCTGACCGGCATCGCCCCGGCCCCCCGCGGCATCCCGCAGATCGAGGTCTCCTTCGACATCGACGCCAACGGCATCGTGCACGTGTCCGCCAAGGACCGCGGCACCGGCAAGGAGCAGTCGATGACCATCTCCGGCGGCTCCGCCCTGCCCAAGGAGGACATTGACCGCATGGTCAAGGAGGCCGAGGCCCACGCCGAGGAGGACAAGAAGCGCCGCGAGGAGGCCGAGACCCGCAACATGGCGGAGCAGCAGGCCTACTCCATCGACAAGCTCCTGAAGGAGAACAAGGACAAGCTGCCGCAGGACGTCAGCTCCGAGGTCACCGCCGCCGTCGACGAGCTGAAGAAGGCCCTGGAGGGCGCCGACATCGAGCCGGTCAAGGCCGCCCAGGAGAAGCTGAACGAGGTCTCCCAGAAGATCGGCCAGGCCCTGTACGCCTCCGAGCAGGCCGCCCAGGCCGCCGGCGCCGACTCCTCCGCCCAGGCGCAGTCCTCCACCGAGGACGACGACGTGGTGGACGCCGAGATCGTCGACGACGAGGATGCCAAGTGA
- the clpB gene encoding ATP-dependent chaperone ClpB encodes MDTNFTTRSQEAISGAMQAAAAAGNSQVDSAHLLSELLTQTDGVAAGLLAAVVPDAAARQAIGAATRRVLTSLPASSGSSVAQPQPSRAFLAALEAAGNEAKQLGDEYVSTEHLLIGLAAGSPAADPVAKLLADAGATAPKLREALPQVRGSARVTSPNPEGTYKSLEKYGTDLTEAAREGKLDPVIGRDAEIRRVVQVLSRRTKNNPVLIGEPGVGKTAVVEGLAQRIVAGDVPDSLRGKRLVALDLSGMVAGAKYRGEFEERLKAVLKEIKDSDGEVITFIDELHTVVGAGAGSEGAMDAGNMLKPMLARGELRLVGATTLDEYREHVEKDPALERRFQQVYVGEPSVDDTVAILRGIAPKYEAHHQVTISDGALVAAATLSDRYISGRQLPDKAIDLIDEAASRLRMELDSSPVEIDELRRRVDRMRMEESYLADSLEGGDRADPAAVDRLERLRAELADASEKLTALNARWEAEKAGHNKVGELRAQLDELRTKADLAEREGRFEEAGRLRYGEMPALEKQIRDAEAADTTVVGPDGVEREGVGPEPMIAEKVGPTEIAEVISAWTGIPVGKLMQGEQAKLLRMEEVIGERLIGQKAAVTAVADAVRRSRAGVSDPDRPTGSFLFLGPTGVGKTELAKALADFLFDDERAIVRIDMSEYSEKHAVARLVGAPPGYVGYEEGGQLTEAVRRRPYSVVLLDEVEKAHPEVFDILLQVLDDGRLTDGQGRTVDFRNTILVLTSNLGSQFLIDPLLSPDEKRESVMTAVRSAFKPEFLNRLDDTLIFDALTKEELGKIVDIQLARMSERLQGRRLTLTVTDAAREWLADEGYDPSFGARPLRRLVQREIGDRLAKMLLAGEVLDGQEVVVDVSPEGVLAGLALTARGEAWAPSAATPMG; translated from the coding sequence ATGGACACTAACTTCACCACCCGCTCGCAGGAGGCGATTTCCGGAGCCATGCAGGCGGCCGCCGCCGCGGGCAACTCGCAGGTCGACTCCGCGCACCTGCTCTCCGAGCTGCTGACCCAGACCGACGGCGTTGCCGCCGGACTGCTCGCCGCCGTCGTCCCCGACGCCGCGGCCCGCCAGGCCATCGGTGCGGCCACCCGGCGCGTACTGACGTCGCTGCCGGCCAGCTCCGGCTCCTCCGTCGCCCAGCCGCAGCCCTCGCGCGCCTTCCTGGCCGCTCTGGAGGCCGCCGGCAATGAGGCCAAGCAGCTGGGAGACGAGTACGTCTCCACCGAGCACCTGCTCATCGGCCTGGCGGCCGGCAGCCCCGCGGCCGACCCCGTCGCCAAGCTTCTAGCCGACGCCGGCGCCACCGCCCCGAAGCTGCGCGAGGCCCTGCCGCAGGTGCGTGGCTCCGCCCGCGTCACCTCCCCGAACCCCGAGGGCACCTACAAGTCCCTGGAGAAGTACGGCACCGACCTGACCGAGGCGGCCCGCGAGGGCAAGCTCGACCCGGTGATCGGCCGCGACGCCGAGATCCGCAGGGTGGTGCAAGTACTGTCCCGCCGCACCAAGAACAACCCCGTGCTGATCGGCGAGCCCGGCGTTGGCAAGACCGCCGTGGTCGAGGGTCTGGCCCAGCGCATCGTCGCCGGCGACGTCCCCGACTCCCTGCGCGGCAAGCGCCTTGTGGCCCTGGACCTGTCCGGCATGGTCGCGGGCGCCAAGTACCGCGGCGAGTTCGAGGAACGCCTCAAGGCCGTACTGAAGGAGATCAAGGACTCCGACGGCGAGGTCATCACCTTCATCGACGAGCTGCACACCGTCGTCGGCGCGGGCGCCGGCTCGGAGGGCGCCATGGATGCCGGCAACATGCTCAAGCCCATGCTGGCCCGCGGTGAGCTGCGCCTGGTCGGCGCCACCACGCTGGACGAGTACCGCGAGCACGTGGAGAAGGACCCCGCCCTGGAGCGCCGCTTCCAGCAGGTGTACGTGGGTGAGCCCTCCGTGGATGACACGGTCGCGATCCTGCGCGGAATCGCCCCCAAGTACGAGGCCCACCACCAGGTCACCATTTCCGACGGCGCGCTCGTAGCCGCCGCCACCCTCTCCGACCGCTACATCTCCGGCCGGCAGCTGCCCGACAAGGCCATCGACCTGATCGATGAGGCCGCCTCCCGCCTGCGCATGGAGCTGGACTCCTCGCCGGTGGAGATCGACGAGCTGCGTCGCCGCGTGGACCGCATGCGCATGGAGGAGTCCTACCTGGCCGACTCCCTGGAGGGGGGCGACCGTGCCGACCCCGCCGCCGTCGACCGGCTGGAGCGGCTGCGCGCCGAGCTGGCTGACGCCTCCGAGAAGCTGACCGCGCTCAATGCCCGCTGGGAGGCGGAGAAGGCCGGTCACAACAAGGTTGGTGAACTGCGCGCACAGCTGGACGAACTGCGCACCAAGGCGGACCTGGCCGAGCGCGAGGGCCGCTTCGAGGAGGCCGGGCGCCTGCGCTACGGCGAGATGCCCGCCCTGGAGAAGCAGATCCGCGACGCCGAGGCGGCCGACACCACCGTGGTCGGCCCGGACGGCGTCGAGCGCGAGGGCGTCGGCCCGGAGCCGATGATCGCGGAGAAGGTCGGCCCCACCGAGATCGCCGAGGTTATCTCCGCCTGGACCGGCATCCCGGTCGGCAAGCTGATGCAGGGCGAGCAGGCCAAGCTGCTGCGCATGGAGGAGGTCATCGGGGAACGGCTGATCGGCCAGAAGGCGGCCGTCACCGCCGTCGCCGACGCCGTGCGCCGCTCCCGCGCGGGCGTGTCCGACCCCGACCGGCCCACCGGCTCCTTCCTGTTCCTCGGACCCACGGGCGTGGGCAAGACCGAGCTGGCCAAGGCCCTGGCTGACTTCCTGTTCGACGACGAGCGCGCCATTGTGCGCATCGACATGTCCGAGTACTCCGAGAAGCACGCGGTGGCCCGGCTGGTCGGGGCGCCTCCGGGGTACGTCGGCTACGAGGAGGGCGGCCAGCTCACCGAGGCCGTGCGGCGCCGCCCCTACTCGGTGGTGCTGCTGGACGAGGTGGAGAAGGCCCACCCCGAGGTCTTCGACATCCTGCTGCAGGTGCTCGACGACGGCCGCCTGACCGACGGCCAGGGCCGCACCGTCGACTTCCGCAACACCATCCTCGTGCTCACCTCGAACCTGGGCAGCCAGTTCCTCATCGACCCGCTGCTGTCCCCGGATGAGAAGCGTGAATCGGTGATGACCGCGGTGCGCAGCGCCTTCAAGCCGGAGTTCCTCAACCGGCTTGACGACACCCTGATCTTCGACGCGCTCACCAAGGAGGAGCTCGGCAAGATCGTCGACATCCAGCTGGCCCGCATGTCCGAGCGGCTGCAGGGGCGCCGCCTCACGCTTACGGTTACCGACGCCGCCCGGGAGTGGCTGGCCGACGAGGGCTACGACCCCTCCTTCGGTGCCCGGCCGCTGCGCCGCCTGGTGCAGCGGGAGATCGGCGACCGACTGGCCAAGATGCTGCTGGCCGGCGAGGTGCTCGATGGCCAGGAGGTAGTCGTCGATGTCAGTCCCGAGGGCGTGCTCGCCGGCCTGGCGCTGACCGCCCGCGGGGAGGCCTGGGCGCCGTCGGCCGCCACGCCTATGGGCTGA
- a CDS encoding antitoxin — MALDDLKKKAEGVVSSDKVEEVSDKVLDTAADAAKKVTGGKFDSQIDSARDAADKAIGND; from the coding sequence ATGGCACTCGATGACCTGAAGAAGAAGGCCGAGGGCGTCGTCAGCTCAGACAAGGTCGAGGAGGTCTCCGACAAGGTGCTCGACACGGCTGCGGATGCCGCCAAGAAGGTCACCGGGGGCAAGTTCGACTCCCAGATCGACTCCGCTCGCGACGCCGCCGACAAGGCCATCGGCAACGACTGA
- a CDS encoding DnaJ C-terminal domain-containing protein, producing the protein MASQDWMTKDFYAVLGVAKDADSAAIKKAYRALAKKYHPDRNPGDAAAAEKFKEIGEAYAVLSDPKERQQYDAIRSMAGGGARFTSGSGGAGAGFEDIFSSMFGGGGPNVRYSTSGGASQEDLEDLLRMFGGAAGGAGAGGRRARGPFGFGGFSSQPQPVKGPDVLTNATLSLCDAVSGTLAELTADGRTITVRIPAGVHDGQKIRLRGKGRPGTNGGENGDMVVTISVAKHPVYSIDPVNPANLRMDLPVTLKEAALGATVEVPLLDGKTSRVRIKPGTSSGTVLRLRGKGVATSKKTGDLLVTVQVAVPKKLSKEAKAALEAFDAAMEADPRAGLAQEAAR; encoded by the coding sequence ATGGCCAGTCAGGACTGGATGACCAAGGACTTCTATGCGGTCCTCGGCGTCGCCAAGGACGCCGACTCCGCCGCCATTAAGAAGGCCTACCGCGCGCTCGCCAAGAAGTACCACCCCGACCGCAACCCCGGGGATGCCGCCGCGGCGGAGAAGTTCAAGGAGATCGGCGAGGCCTATGCCGTGCTGTCGGACCCCAAGGAGCGCCAGCAGTACGACGCCATCCGCTCCATGGCGGGCGGCGGCGCCCGCTTCACTTCCGGGTCCGGCGGCGCAGGCGCGGGCTTCGAGGACATCTTTTCCTCGATGTTCGGCGGTGGCGGCCCGAACGTGCGCTACTCCACCTCCGGGGGCGCCTCCCAGGAGGACCTGGAGGACCTGCTGCGCATGTTCGGAGGCGCTGCCGGCGGCGCGGGCGCAGGTGGGCGCCGCGCGCGTGGCCCCTTCGGCTTCGGCGGGTTCTCCTCCCAGCCGCAGCCGGTCAAGGGGCCGGACGTGCTCACCAACGCCACGCTCTCCCTGTGCGACGCCGTCTCCGGCACGCTGGCCGAGCTGACCGCCGACGGGCGCACCATTACCGTGCGCATCCCCGCCGGCGTGCACGACGGCCAGAAGATCCGCCTGCGCGGCAAGGGGCGGCCGGGTACGAACGGCGGGGAGAACGGCGACATGGTGGTGACCATCTCGGTGGCCAAGCACCCGGTGTACTCCATCGACCCGGTCAACCCCGCCAACCTGCGCATGGACCTGCCCGTCACCCTCAAGGAGGCGGCCCTCGGCGCGACCGTTGAGGTGCCCCTCCTGGACGGCAAGACCAGCCGCGTGCGCATCAAGCCCGGTACCTCCTCCGGCACCGTGCTGCGCCTGCGCGGCAAGGGTGTCGCCACCTCCAAGAAGACCGGTGACCTGCTGGTCACGGTGCAGGTGGCCGTGCCCAAGAAGCTGTCCAAGGAGGCCAAGGCCGCCCTGGAGGCCTTCGACGCGGCCATGGAGGCGGATCCGCGCGCAGGCCTCGCCCAGGAGGCAGCGCGGTGA
- a CDS encoding prolyl oligopeptidase family serine peptidase: MTTAPASPPSSLEPVPDWLDEIEGARALAWVAQRNAATRAAFDGAPGFSELRCDLETILDSPDRIPRVGEAAGALYNLWTDAAHPRGLWRRTTWASYRDGAPAAGAAGSTDWDVLLDLDALGEAEGTTWVWHGASVLRTGPLAGRRALVTLSDGGSDADVTREFDLDTRSFVPVDPVTGGGFHREASKGFLTWADEVGDAALLATDFGVGSLSPAGYPRQVRRLRRGQDPSEGEVLLTAAAADNGAWAYRDFWGRTWLLTHPDFYTEELWLLPDGAPVFPAADAERLLTAVDTAVAPGALHVDVPASAAVTPAWDLLLIELREDWQAEAGCTYPAGSLLTAPIDAFLDGSRELTVLFTPTPATSLSGFTITAHHLVLELLDDCVTALEVLTPAGPDGVGPWSRRRPGLGALADGAVRAAPDSLGSAASSPTGSPARADGREPRPDAAATSADPTLLRPGRALLQVSASAVDPLEGDRLWLSSSSFTRPTTLAVGELGTDGELGGVEVLRSAPERFDAGGVLVSQHVAVSEDGTRVPYFQIGRPRLDDAGQPLPSPTLLYGYGGFEVSLGISYLPVTGRAWLERGGTYVVANIRGGGEYGPAWHRAGLRQNRHRVYEDFAAVAQALVERGVTTPEQLAVHGGSNGGLLVGVMLTRYPQLVGAVVCEVPLLDMRRYHRLLAGASWEAEYGNPDDPAQWEFIREFSPFHLLQPGRTYPPVLLVTSTRDDRVHPAHARTMAYRMLELGQDVTFFENSEGGHGRASTSAQRAYMYALEHEFAWRALTRSRSTSS, from the coding sequence GTGACTACCGCGCCCGCATCCCCTCCGTCCAGCCTTGAGCCCGTCCCCGACTGGCTCGACGAGATCGAGGGGGCGCGGGCGCTCGCATGGGTGGCGCAGCGTAATGCCGCCACCCGCGCCGCCTTCGACGGCGCCCCGGGGTTCTCCGAGCTGCGCTGCGACCTTGAGACGATCCTGGACTCCCCCGACCGGATTCCCCGGGTAGGTGAGGCGGCTGGTGCGCTGTACAACCTCTGGACCGACGCCGCCCACCCGCGGGGGCTGTGGCGGCGCACCACCTGGGCGTCCTACCGGGACGGCGCTCCCGCTGCGGGAGCGGCGGGCTCCACCGACTGGGACGTGCTGCTGGACCTCGATGCGCTCGGCGAGGCTGAGGGAACCACCTGGGTGTGGCACGGGGCGTCTGTGCTGCGCACCGGTCCGCTAGCCGGGCGGCGCGCCCTGGTGACGCTTTCCGACGGCGGTTCCGACGCCGACGTTACCCGCGAGTTCGACCTGGACACACGCAGTTTCGTGCCCGTGGACCCGGTAACCGGCGGAGGCTTCCACCGAGAGGCGTCCAAGGGCTTCCTGACCTGGGCCGATGAGGTCGGCGACGCGGCGCTCCTGGCTACGGACTTCGGCGTCGGCTCCCTGTCGCCGGCCGGCTACCCGCGGCAGGTTCGGCGTCTGCGCCGCGGGCAGGACCCCAGCGAGGGCGAGGTGCTGCTCACCGCGGCTGCGGCGGACAACGGCGCCTGGGCGTACCGAGACTTCTGGGGACGCACCTGGCTGCTGACTCATCCTGACTTCTACACCGAGGAGCTGTGGCTGCTGCCCGACGGCGCCCCGGTTTTCCCGGCCGCAGACGCCGAGCGCCTGCTGACCGCCGTCGACACGGCGGTGGCACCGGGTGCCTTGCACGTGGATGTACCCGCCTCGGCGGCGGTGACTCCGGCCTGGGACCTGCTGCTGATCGAGTTGCGGGAGGACTGGCAGGCCGAAGCGGGCTGCACCTATCCGGCCGGCTCGCTTCTGACCGCCCCCATCGACGCCTTCCTGGACGGCTCCCGGGAACTGACGGTGCTGTTCACCCCGACCCCGGCGACCTCGCTGTCGGGCTTCACCATCACCGCTCACCACTTGGTACTTGAGCTCCTGGACGATTGTGTTACCGCACTGGAGGTGCTCACTCCGGCAGGACCAGACGGGGTCGGCCCCTGGTCACGGCGCCGCCCCGGCCTGGGGGCACTCGCCGATGGCGCTGTGCGCGCCGCACCGGACAGCCTGGGGTCAGCCGCGTCCTCACCCACGGGCTCACCCGCCCGCGCGGATGGGCGTGAGCCCCGCCCGGACGCGGCAGCTACTTCGGCGGACCCGACGCTGCTGCGGCCGGGGCGGGCACTGCTGCAGGTGTCCGCGAGCGCCGTCGACCCCCTGGAGGGGGACCGGCTGTGGCTGAGCAGTTCTTCCTTCACCCGTCCCACCACGCTTGCGGTCGGGGAACTGGGCACGGACGGCGAACTGGGCGGCGTCGAGGTGCTGCGGTCCGCACCCGAGCGCTTCGACGCCGGCGGCGTCCTCGTCAGCCAGCACGTGGCGGTCTCGGAAGACGGCACCCGCGTGCCGTACTTCCAGATCGGTCGGCCCCGGCTCGACGACGCCGGTCAGCCGCTGCCCTCCCCGACGCTCCTGTACGGCTACGGCGGCTTTGAGGTCTCGCTCGGCATCAGCTACCTGCCGGTGACCGGCCGGGCCTGGCTGGAGCGCGGCGGCACCTACGTGGTGGCGAACATCCGCGGCGGCGGCGAGTATGGGCCGGCCTGGCACCGGGCGGGACTGAGGCAGAACCGGCACCGGGTCTACGAGGACTTCGCGGCCGTGGCACAGGCTCTGGTGGAGCGGGGCGTTACCACGCCGGAGCAGCTGGCGGTGCACGGCGGTTCCAATGGCGGGCTGCTAGTGGGGGTCATGCTCACCCGCTACCCGCAGCTAGTGGGCGCGGTGGTGTGCGAGGTGCCCCTGCTGGACATGCGTCGCTACCACCGGCTGCTGGCGGGCGCCTCATGGGAGGCGGAGTACGGGAATCCGGATGACCCGGCGCAGTGGGAGTTTATCCGCGAGTTCTCACCGTTCCACCTGCTTCAGCCGGGGCGCACCTACCCGCCGGTGCTGCTGGTGACCTCCACCCGGGACGACAGGGTGCACCCCGCGCATGCGCGCACCATGGCGTACCGCATGCTGGAGCTGGGGCAGGACGTCACCTTTTTCGAGAACAGCGAGGGCGGGCACGGCCGTGCGTCTACCAGCGCCCAGCGGGCATACATGTACGCCCTGGAGCACGAGTTCGCCTGGCGGGCGCTGACACGCAGCAGGTCAACCAGCTCCTGA
- the grpE gene encoding nucleotide exchange factor GrpE, with protein MADAVESAFDGVDLGDSAQDGAAPAGDGGGAGQAGADGQASELEQARSQAAQAADELARARADLYNLQQEYQGFVRRSRESAAGHREAGQASVVETLIPVLDEIELARQHGDLTGTFGTIAGKLEQILADKFGLERFGEVGEVFDPKLHEALMATESAEVSEPSIALVLQPGYKLGERVVRAARVQVANPA; from the coding sequence CTGGCCGACGCGGTCGAGTCCGCCTTCGACGGCGTCGACCTGGGTGACTCGGCCCAGGACGGCGCCGCCCCGGCGGGGGACGGGGGCGGCGCGGGTCAGGCCGGAGCCGACGGGCAGGCCTCTGAGCTGGAGCAGGCCCGCTCCCAGGCCGCCCAGGCGGCCGACGAGCTGGCCCGCGCCCGTGCCGACCTGTACAACCTGCAGCAGGAGTACCAGGGCTTCGTGCGCCGCTCGCGCGAGAGCGCAGCCGGGCACCGTGAGGCGGGGCAGGCGAGCGTCGTCGAGACCCTGATCCCGGTCCTGGACGAGATCGAGCTGGCCCGCCAGCACGGCGACCTGACCGGCACCTTCGGCACCATCGCCGGCAAGCTGGAGCAGATCCTGGCCGATAAGTTCGGACTGGAGCGCTTCGGCGAGGTCGGGGAGGTCTTCGACCCCAAGCTGCACGAGGCCCTCATGGCCACCGAGTCCGCCGAGGTCAGCGAGCCGAGCATCGCACTGGTGCTCCAGCCCGGATACAAGCTCGGTGAGCGCGTGGTGCGGGCGGCCCGTGTGCAGGTCGCCAACCCGGCCTGA
- a CDS encoding TetR/AcrR family transcriptional regulator — MSGISAHDPAAPGAGASTGGRWRGPGRPPAGSEDKRERILNEAVALFGAHGYAGTSLADIAAAAEISKAGLLHHFSSKEALFAQVLERRDREDRASLLGDDRFKDDPWALLDAFAALVEHNTQHRDLVAIYTATTPAVLATAHPAHTWLAHHLAESIAQIEESLERGKASGVVRPEAPSRLIARSVVALSDGLQIQWLCATTPDTAAATNVGTGMVDEMRLYVADLKQRWRID, encoded by the coding sequence ATGTCTGGTATCTCGGCCCATGATCCTGCTGCTCCCGGCGCAGGCGCCTCCACCGGTGGGCGCTGGCGCGGCCCCGGCCGCCCGCCGGCCGGAAGCGAGGACAAGCGTGAACGGATCCTCAACGAGGCCGTGGCCCTGTTCGGCGCTCACGGATACGCGGGTACCTCCCTCGCGGACATCGCCGCGGCCGCTGAGATCTCCAAGGCCGGGCTGCTGCACCACTTCTCCTCCAAGGAGGCGTTGTTCGCCCAGGTGCTGGAGCGGCGTGATCGGGAGGACCGCGCGAGCCTGCTGGGTGATGACCGGTTCAAGGACGATCCGTGGGCGCTGCTGGACGCGTTTGCCGCCCTGGTTGAGCACAACACCCAGCACCGCGACCTGGTGGCGATATACACCGCGACGACGCCCGCGGTGCTGGCCACCGCGCACCCCGCACACACCTGGCTGGCCCACCACTTGGCGGAATCCATTGCCCAGATCGAGGAGAGCCTGGAGCGGGGCAAGGCCTCTGGGGTGGTGCGCCCCGAGGCGCCCTCGCGGCTGATCGCGCGCTCGGTTGTGGCGCTCAGTGACGGGCTGCAGATCCAGTGGCTGTGCGCCACCACGCCTGACACGGCCGCGGCGACGAACGTCGGCACCGGGATGGTGGATGAAATGCGCCTGTACGTGGCCGACCTCAAGCAGCGCTGGCGCATCGACTGA